A genomic segment from Cystobacter fuscus DSM 2262 encodes:
- a CDS encoding Imm26 family immunity protein codes for MPRLYKSGSFLRIPLADGSFGYGWVLNMPHDAYYDYRTDTPDSDLDRIASMPILFKIAVRHMDERGWEVIGWRKLEEQFSQPIVQFMQDRGNFRDCLIFDTVGNERSAEPQECIGLERASVWEEVGVEERLLDTFMGRPNATAERHKVRLK; via the coding sequence ATGCCGCGCCTCTATAAGTCCGGATCGTTCTTGAGAATTCCCCTCGCGGACGGCTCCTTTGGCTACGGCTGGGTGCTGAACATGCCGCATGATGCCTATTACGATTATAGGACCGACACTCCGGATTCAGACCTGGACCGGATTGCCTCCATGCCCATCCTCTTCAAGATCGCTGTCCGCCATATGGACGAGAGGGGGTGGGAAGTCATCGGGTGGAGGAAACTGGAAGAGCAGTTTTCTCAACCCATCGTTCAGTTCATGCAGGACCGGGGGAACTTCCGCGACTGCTTGATCTTCGACACCGTCGGCAATGAGAGAAGTGCGGAACCGCAAGAGTGCATCGGGCTCGAGCGCGCCTCTGTTTGGGAAGAGGTGGGGGTGGAGGAACGCCTTCTCGACACCTTCATGGGACGGCCCAACGCCACTGCGGAGCGACACAAGGTCCGCCTGAAATAG
- a CDS encoding TetR/AcrR family transcriptional regulator, producing the protein MAQRGTGEKRRARYHHGDLRRALVEAALEVLAREGVAELSLREVARRAGVSAAAPYHHFPDKQSLLAAVAEEGFVALNAAMKQAREASGGWAERLEGMAAAYIQFAVKHAAHYRVMFLPELKEPRFEEYHRLGTESFELIRGAVAEARPELSEPDTWVVAVSAWSAVHGFTSLWTEGFLGHKAARLPELEGMGRAVGVSVASLILHAPATKR; encoded by the coding sequence ATGGCGCAGCGAGGCACGGGCGAAAAGAGGCGGGCGCGCTACCACCACGGCGACCTGCGGCGGGCGCTGGTGGAGGCGGCGCTCGAGGTGTTGGCGCGAGAGGGCGTGGCGGAGCTGTCGCTGCGCGAGGTGGCGCGGCGGGCGGGCGTCAGCGCGGCGGCGCCCTATCACCACTTCCCGGACAAGCAGTCACTGCTGGCGGCGGTGGCGGAGGAGGGCTTCGTCGCGCTGAACGCGGCGATGAAGCAGGCCCGGGAGGCGAGCGGCGGCTGGGCGGAGCGGCTGGAGGGGATGGCGGCGGCCTACATCCAGTTCGCGGTGAAGCACGCGGCGCACTACCGCGTCATGTTCCTGCCGGAGCTGAAGGAGCCGCGCTTCGAGGAGTACCACCGCCTGGGCACGGAGTCGTTCGAACTGATACGCGGCGCGGTGGCCGAGGCCCGCCCGGAGCTATCCGAGCCGGACACGTGGGTGGTGGCGGTGTCCGCCTGGAGCGCGGTGCATGGCTTCACCTCGCTGTGGACGGAGGGGTTCCTCGGGCACAAGGCGGCGCGCCTGCCGGAACTGGAGGGGATGGGCCGCGCGGTGGGCGTCTCCGTCGCGAGCCTCATCCTCCACGCGCCCGCCACGAAGCGCTGA
- a CDS encoding NAD(P)-dependent alcohol dehydrogenase: MRTILQSGYGEPERVLVQGESDIPTPGDGEVLVRVHATSVNTPDCIATLGVPYALRLVSGLRAPMSPVRGSDVAGVVEAVGAHVTGFAPGDAVFGSVWTGGYKRGAPGTFCEYTVVPATQLAHKPAQLSFEEAAGAVMSGVTALVAMRDVARVRAGQQVLVNGASGGLGTFAVQIARALGARVTGVCSTRNVELVRSLGASHVIDYTRTSYLEQDARYDVVMDNVMNHPPSVSARVLTANGMLLPNSIGSIGTHKWLGTLPSMAFGALFKSRQWRTIQFVPSRKNLEDIGALIQSGAVKVVIDRTYPLAHAGQAVAHMVSRRARGQIVISTM; the protein is encoded by the coding sequence ATGCGAACCATCTTGCAAAGTGGTTACGGAGAGCCTGAACGCGTCCTGGTGCAGGGCGAGAGCGACATCCCCACGCCGGGCGACGGCGAAGTCCTCGTCCGTGTGCACGCGACGTCGGTGAACACGCCGGACTGCATCGCCACCCTCGGAGTTCCCTACGCGCTGCGCCTGGTGTCCGGCCTCCGTGCGCCCATGTCGCCGGTCCGCGGCTCGGACGTCGCCGGCGTCGTGGAAGCGGTGGGCGCCCACGTGACCGGCTTCGCACCCGGCGACGCCGTGTTCGGCTCGGTGTGGACGGGAGGTTACAAGCGCGGCGCTCCTGGGACCTTCTGCGAATACACCGTGGTCCCGGCGACACAACTGGCGCACAAGCCGGCGCAGCTCAGCTTCGAGGAAGCCGCCGGGGCGGTGATGTCGGGCGTGACGGCGCTGGTGGCCATGCGCGATGTCGCTCGCGTCCGCGCAGGTCAGCAGGTGCTCGTCAACGGTGCCTCCGGTGGCCTGGGGACGTTCGCCGTGCAGATCGCCAGGGCCTTGGGTGCCAGGGTCACGGGCGTGTGCAGCACGAGGAACGTCGAGCTGGTGCGTTCGCTCGGTGCCTCCCACGTCATCGACTACACGCGGACGAGCTACCTGGAGCAGGACGCGCGCTACGACGTGGTGATGGACAACGTGATGAACCACCCTCCGTCGGTCTCGGCGCGCGTCCTCACCGCGAATGGGATGTTGCTGCCCAACAGCATCGGCAGCATCGGCACCCACAAGTGGCTGGGAACGCTGCCCAGCATGGCGTTCGGGGCGCTATTCAAGTCCAGGCAGTGGCGCACGATTCAATTCGTCCCGTCACGCAAGAACCTCGAGGACATCGGCGCGCTGATTCAATCGGGCGCCGTGAAGGTCGTGATCGACAGGACCTATCCGCTCGCGCACGCCGGCCAGGCCGTGGCGCACATGGTGAGCAGGCGCGCGCGCGGACAGATCGTGATCAGCACCATGTAG
- a CDS encoding LysR family transcriptional regulator → MDWDDLRYVLAIHREKTLSGAAATLGVSRTTVGRRLKEAEDRLGVRLFDRTEEGFAATAAGDELAETAARLEAEIHVTEGRLLGRDAELRGRLRVSTVDFLFAGFPEVFSSFIQRYPGVEVTLGVTNEQVSLIRREADVALRLGNNPAEGLVGRRVGRMQLEAYAARSLVDRLGPGATLADFPWLHSDERSDGRWLDDWLARNAPGAKVSLRSDDFAVRRRALSAGMGVTFLACFDGDADPGLVRVGARLSEEARDLWVLTLPELRNNRRIRAFMDHVYDAFKPHQRALEGSA, encoded by the coding sequence ATGGACTGGGACGACCTTCGCTACGTGCTGGCGATCCACCGCGAGAAGACGTTGTCCGGCGCCGCCGCCACCCTCGGGGTCTCCCGGACCACCGTCGGGCGGCGCCTGAAGGAGGCCGAGGATCGGCTGGGCGTCCGGCTCTTCGACCGCACCGAAGAAGGCTTCGCGGCCACGGCCGCCGGCGACGAGCTGGCCGAGACCGCGGCGCGGCTGGAGGCGGAGATCCACGTGACCGAGGGGCGGCTTCTGGGCCGTGACGCCGAGCTCCGCGGCCGGCTGCGGGTCTCGACGGTGGACTTCCTGTTCGCGGGTTTTCCCGAGGTGTTTTCCAGCTTCATCCAGCGCTATCCCGGGGTGGAGGTGACCCTCGGCGTGACCAATGAGCAGGTGTCGCTCATTCGCCGCGAGGCCGATGTGGCGCTGCGTCTGGGCAACAATCCGGCGGAGGGCCTGGTGGGCCGCCGCGTCGGTCGAATGCAGTTAGAGGCCTACGCCGCGCGTTCACTCGTCGATCGGCTGGGCCCTGGTGCCACCCTCGCGGATTTTCCGTGGCTGCATTCGGACGAGCGCTCCGATGGGCGTTGGCTCGATGACTGGCTGGCCCGGAACGCGCCGGGAGCCAAGGTGTCGCTGCGTTCCGACGACTTCGCGGTCCGCCGGCGCGCGCTCTCCGCCGGCATGGGCGTCACCTTCCTGGCGTGCTTCGACGGCGATGCCGATCCAGGGCTGGTGCGCGTGGGAGCGCGCCTCTCCGAAGAGGCGCGCGATCTCTGGGTGCTGACGTTGCCCGAGCTTCGCAACAACAGGCGGATTCGTGCCTTCATGGACCATGTCTACGACGCCTTCAAACCTCATCAGCGCGCACTTGAGGGGAGCGCATAG
- a CDS encoding NAD-dependent epimerase/dehydratase family protein: protein MKAFVTGSTGLLGVNLVRLLRERGHEVRALARSPEKARRLLGDTGAEVVAGDLEDVDAFAPALGGCDVVFHTAAYFREYFGPGDHWPALERLNVHAPLQLARVASRAGVRRFVHTGSSSVIGRAKDGGPGDESSPPDRLAQSNLYARSKLVASERLHALAPELRPMEVVEVLPGWMFGPYDAAPTGSGQLVLDFLQGKLPGVFEGGASMADARDVADGMLRVAEQGRAGERYILSGEYASLVDVTRELAALSGRKPPKKLPYPLVLGVAATSELWARMSGKSTAMTVEGVSTMHARSTVSSTKARVELGASFRPLAQTLADELAWFREAGRVS, encoded by the coding sequence ATGAAGGCGTTCGTGACGGGAAGCACGGGGCTGTTGGGCGTCAACCTGGTGCGGCTGCTGCGCGAGCGGGGCCATGAGGTGCGCGCGCTGGCCCGCTCGCCGGAGAAGGCCCGGCGGCTGTTGGGGGACACCGGCGCGGAGGTGGTGGCGGGGGACTTGGAGGACGTGGACGCCTTCGCCCCGGCGCTGGGCGGCTGCGACGTGGTGTTCCACACGGCCGCCTACTTCCGGGAGTACTTCGGCCCCGGGGACCACTGGCCCGCGCTGGAGCGGCTCAACGTCCACGCCCCCCTCCAGCTCGCGAGGGTGGCGTCGCGCGCCGGGGTGCGCCGCTTCGTGCACACCGGCTCGTCGAGCGTGATTGGCCGCGCGAAGGACGGTGGCCCCGGGGACGAGAGCTCCCCTCCGGACCGGCTGGCACAGAGCAACCTGTACGCGCGTAGCAAGTTGGTCGCGAGCGAGCGCCTCCATGCGCTCGCGCCCGAGTTGCGCCCCATGGAGGTAGTGGAGGTGCTGCCAGGGTGGATGTTCGGCCCGTACGACGCGGCGCCCACGGGGAGCGGGCAGTTGGTGCTGGACTTCCTCCAGGGCAAGCTGCCCGGCGTCTTCGAGGGAGGGGCCTCCATGGCGGACGCCCGCGACGTGGCGGACGGAATGCTGCGCGTGGCGGAGCAGGGCCGCGCGGGGGAGCGGTACATCCTGTCCGGAGAGTACGCCTCGCTCGTGGACGTGACGCGGGAGCTGGCGGCGCTCTCGGGCCGGAAGCCGCCGAAGAAGCTCCCCTACCCTCTGGTGCTGGGCGTGGCCGCCACCTCCGAGCTGTGGGCGCGGATGAGCGGGAAGAGCACGGCGATGACCGTGGAGGGCGTGAGCACCATGCACGCCCGCAGCACCGTTTCCTCAACGAAGGCCCGAGTGGAGCTGGGCGCGAGCTTCCGGCCCCTGGCGCAGACGCTCGCCGACGAGCTGGCGTGGTTCCGCGAGGCGGGGCGGGTCTCCTGA